Proteins encoded by one window of Flagellimonas lutaonensis:
- a CDS encoding 7-carboxy-7-deazaguanine synthase QueE: MIANDVMDLVEKGLMLPLMEEFYTIQGEGYHKGTAAYFIRIGGCDVGCHWCDVKESWDAETHPPTNIGSIVANAAKYSDTIVVTGGEPLTWDMGPLTASLKNKGLKTHIETSGAYPLTGVWDWICLSPKKNKLPVGNIHQKAHELKVIVYNKHDFKFAEEQAAKVGKNCILYLQPEWSVREKVTPLIVDYVMQHPKWKVSLQTHKYLNIP; this comes from the coding sequence ATGATTGCAAACGATGTAATGGATTTGGTAGAAAAGGGCCTGATGCTTCCCCTTATGGAAGAATTCTACACCATACAAGGTGAGGGCTATCATAAGGGAACTGCTGCTTATTTTATTCGTATTGGGGGGTGTGATGTGGGTTGCCATTGGTGCGACGTGAAAGAAAGTTGGGATGCAGAGACCCATCCGCCGACCAACATCGGCAGCATTGTGGCTAATGCCGCCAAATACTCAGATACCATAGTGGTTACAGGCGGTGAGCCACTTACCTGGGATATGGGCCCCTTGACCGCATCTTTGAAGAACAAAGGACTCAAGACACATATCGAGACCTCGGGCGCTTACCCCTTGACCGGGGTTTGGGACTGGATTTGTCTTTCCCCAAAAAAGAACAAGTTACCCGTAGGAAACATCCATCAAAAAGCACATGAACTGAAAGTGATCGTGTACAACAAACACGACTTCAAATTTGCTGAAGAGCAAGCGGCAAAGGTGGGCAAGAACTGTATTCTTTACCTACAGCCTGAATGGAGCGTACGGGAAAAGGTAACGCCCCTTATCGTCGACTACGTGATGCAACATCCGAAATGGAAGGTGTCGCTGCAGACGCACAAGTATTTGAACATTCCTTAG